CACAGCCAGTCTTTCGTCATCACCATCTTCCTCATGAACCTCATCCTGCCTGCCATCATCATCGTGTCCTGCTACTGCGGAATCGCTCTGAGACTCTACATCACTTATAAAAGCATGGACGACAGCAACCACGTCCCCAACATGATCAAAATGCAGCGGCGGCTCATGGTGGTGAGTCTGGCTGAGTTATTATTgctgtacactacctgaaaaaaagtcttgtctcttatgaaagttttaggaacaacaaataataacttgaattctagcttatcatttggtatcaaaagtggcttatatgaaaagcaaagaccTTTAGATTACCCTTAATAAAAAttacccaaaataaaatatgatcataatataatattgtgtatgactcccatgagcttggaggactgcatccatacatctctgcaacgactcaaatcacttattaataaagtcacctggaatggcaaagaaagcgttcttgcaggactcccagagttcatcaagattatttggattcagcTTCaattcctcctccatcttaccgtagatatgctcaataatgtccatgtttggtgactgggctcgccaatcctggagcaccttcaccttctttgcttattgaaactttgatgtggaatatgaaaaggagcgctatgtaatgggcagtacaaatgtcttgatacctcaggctgtggatgttgccatccactctgcagatctcttgcacgccacCATACTGTATGTAatctcaaaccatgatttttccttcaccaaacttgactgatttctatgagaatcctgGGTCAGTGTgggttccaataagtcttctgcagtatttgtgatgattgggatgcagttcaacagatgattcatcagaaaaatctaccttctgcaacttttccatatgatcaactagaagacaatttattatttgttgctcttacaattgagATCGAccacaagacttttatcagatagtgtacactctaaaaaatatctgtaacttagcagttttccatattttgtgattcgtctttaaatttgtattttcccccatttatttatgcatttgaattgcgttatgggacactgatctttcttccaacaacttttaaccttaagaagttgaaaaaagtgatttttataacacttttaatagtttaaagtgatatattgtctgggttggtgttgtatattatgctacaaaacattgtaaaaatccagtacattttctgttattttaccaaCTTATTATTTggtaatattgtatattatattgttacttatattacatatattatttcatatacattttatcatttcaaatgactaatacgtcaataaaagtcactttgttaaactgtagagttgaattttttcaacatcaaaagtcaacagggcagagatcaagctctcataatgcaattcacaattgtACAtaacagaaactgttaattaacagatattttttgacAGTGTATTCATTCATCTAGCTATGATATAAATACCAAGATCAGCAGAGGCGAATGCTTTTGGGTTGACTAACTTTAAAAACAGTGAGTGTACATTTACATGtacaccaatactccgattttaatatgattaagccaatactctgatttagagtctaccatgtaaacagacaTTTTTCATTACCTTAATTTGACTAATTTTGTAAACCAACTAAACACTAATCAAATTAGGACATGTtgagtattcctattttagtcgcattattgtaGAGCagtataaacaccttaatcaaactattactatttgtagtatttttccaCAGCATTTTTTTAATAGGACGCACGCATGGCAGTTGTCAGGcatttcacaacaaacaaatgataatGGTTTCACACAAGAGAACACATTTTTGGTGCTAGTGCAAAATGACAAATATACTCCAGAACCTCCCGAGTTTGTCgtggggcatgaatgaaatttaGTGAATGAAATGTCAGACGTGTTGCTTGAGGCCTGTTGCTTGAGATTGTGCATATGCCATTGTCTGTTTGCAGGCATACTGTGGGAAATGAACTGCAGTTGAACTTGTCACAAAATTAAAAACGCAATGCCTAAAATCACTTATGGTGCCACGATAAACGGTTTTGCGCCAGAGGAAACTAGCATCAAATGGTGACGTAATGACATTAATTGAACtatactataacatgtaaaacaggaacatgaaaggaacattaaaaaaacaccttaatcataatattgtcttattcagattaagtcaaataattagattactgatgtaaACATATTCAGTATCACCAGAATTATTCATCCATCAGAATAGTCCTGACTAGCAGAATATACTTACTTTGTGTTAATAATCCATGGGAAAATAATGCATGGGATTCAAACTACTATTCTTACTCTCCTTACATCTAAAATCCcccattattttacaatatattttgtgtgtaaacaagggatagttcacccaaaactgaacatgtACTCATCATTTAAtccccctcaagtggttccaaactctTAAGACCAGAAGAGTAAACgcaaaagaagatttttaaaaaaatgctagacacctgtaaccactgatttccataTTAGGAAAACCAAATACTtattacagtgggggaaataaatattaaactcgTCTTGTTTTTTTCCTTGGAATaataattactgatgtccatgtaaacgtagtcagtacaTCACAGCGAACTCTCAAACTCCACCTGAACATTTTCATTTCTAGTCTAATAACGTTCAAAGATATTACCGTTTATAATATGAAttgaggtggcacggtggctcagtggttagcaagaaagtcgcttgaatgaatgaatgaatgaatgaatgaatgaatgaatgaatgaatatgaactGATTTTCATAGCAGGTGTTCATGACTTATTCAAAATCAAGCTCTATTAGTCTCTTATGCCTTTGAAAGCAAGGGTTActccaaaaagaaaaagaaagaaacattgTGAACACTTGTAAACCATTGAATTCCCacctgctttctttcatctgtgtGAATGTTCTTCACATGAATCAGACTTTCACATCATCTGAAGGCTGTTTCCAGACAATGATACATTCAGCATTCATATACAGCATGTTTTCAGTAATACGTGCCAATCACTTATAGACCATGTTGTTTGAAATTCCCAAATTTTCTAAAATTCACACATTTTGAAGCATTTTGAACTGGGATTGTGGATGACATTTCAGAGGGGAGGGGATGATTAGAGTTGAGGACTCTAACAGCTTGTGGAAAGAAACTGTTCAGTAGTTAAGCCGAGTGGGCACTAATACTCTGAAATCATCTTCAAGGTATAAGATCTCCGAAATTATTTGCATCTACcagtttgcattgactttgtatgtaatctaCATGTACAaataattaaagggcacctaggttagcccttttttcagatttattatgagtcttttgtgtctctagaatgtgtctgtaaagtttcagctcaaaacacccatcagattttttattataccttttgtaagattctattttatacatttttgcaccaggaggcggttttgttgtactatgcctttaaggctagtcctccccgcccaccggtTCTACATGCACGCAACCTtaaatctcctccctcggctgcgtcagacaacagactgacataaaggaagcagatctcacgtagcgtttgtgagaaatactacagtcagaacttaacacaacaaatgcatcaaatactcattggtaaagttgcaacgatgagtcacacacaatgtcgttacaaagttcccgcacgcgcgcgcacacacacacacacacgcacacacacacacacacacgcacacacacacacacgcacgcacgcatttagctttgcactcaatttagcacacaaatgtgacaggatacaggttagtatccactgctgtatgaatatctgttatgttaatctACAATATAAACCTGCTTTAACAtctacaaaccgggattgaagtgtcttcttttataattgtactgaaacgcggctgtggtgataaagtaaagctgaagtaaatcgctgtaattttctacaaacatgcactgttttaaaacactttcaacttgtgaaactcactcttcttgatcacatttgatgatgattgatgattctagcgaactgaacagagcttttattcccggttgctttgcgctcgtcccctacgtcaagttgcggtcggtctgtaaaccgttccaattggtccaccgtttttatgttgttaaattggaaaaaaaacgactgggtgtgtttatatcacctcaatatgacggtCTAAACTCTATACTTACActtatgtctgtccaaacagcttgaaaaggagatttttcaccataggtgccctttaaatttgcatttggtgtgaatcATTTGCTATCGCAGGTCACATACATTGGTTTGGAGAGCCGAATATGGCCCGCAGGCATTGAATTTGAGATTCTTCCTCTAGTGTCCCTTTATGCTTTCTTGGATATTACAAGTATAAGGTCTGCAAAGTTTCAATAATCAAATTGCAAGATAAAGTATTCCTATTGTCTCTCAGTCTTTTCTGCCCAATGAAAACAAATACACATTGAAAGTTCTATGAATTAGGACCTGGTATAACAACTGATATCATCTCAATGACTACTGTTAATATTATTGTGTTTACAAGCATGGAAATACAGACATGTTAAAGGATGTTTGGTTTCCGACTTGCTCTGTAAGCAAATCATCCTATGATCAATCAGAACAGAGGCTTTAGAGAGACCAAAGGCTTGAACCAATAGCTGAGGCTACAATGTATATTACAAGACAATTCTTTCGGACCTTGGATTGATGTAAATATATTGAAGGAGGCCTTCAAAACCAAATTGGAAAGGTTGAAATAGCCTAATTTAAAGATGCACTTACTTATCTGGACATGCTGTTCTTCATTTTTACAGATCGCCGTGCTGATCAGCATTGGGTTTGTTGGATGCTGGGCACCATACGGCATCGTCAGCCTGTGGTCCATCTACCGGCCCGGTGATTCAATCCCCGCAGAGGTCAGCATGCTACCTTGTCTGTTCGCCAAGACGTCCACTGTGTACAACCCGTTCATCTACTACATCTTCAGTAAGACCTTCAAACGAGAAGTCAACCAGTTGAGCCGCTTCTGTGGAAAATCCAACATCTGCCGTACAACTGATGCCAAAAACAGGCCAGAAAATACCATCTACCTTGTGTGCGATGTGAACAAGTCCAAACCTGGAGCGGAGGATCTGTCGTTAGCAAGGAGTAAAGAGAATGAGACTCAAATTTTGCCCAATCAAGACTTGCCTGAGTGAATCTGTACAGAACAATATTTGGCAGGAGCTCTAGTTATTTTTTTACCTGGTTAAAGGTACATGGATTGATCCGTGAACTCTTGAATGAACTTGGACACAAGCTGCAATATCAATTCATATCATCACATCTTATGGCataagcataggtctcaaactcaatcccTAGAgggcacagttttgctccaaccctaatcaaacacagctgatccaactaatcaaggtgttcaagactactagatcagctgtgtttcattagggttggagtaacactgtgcagagctgcggctctccaggaattgagtttgacactcATGGCATAAAGCATTGCTGTGTTCACTGTACTTAGTAAGGAGTTCAGTTGTTATGTGACAGCTTCAGAAAACGGGCATTTCGCTGAGTCATCATATCATATTTAATACGTTTCAGCATGCTAAGTACAGtcaaatacatttagaaattCTTCGAATGAACGTTCAACCATTTTTTACTcacctgttccaaacctgtatgactttccGCTGTGGAAGACAAAAGGAGGTGTTATGCATTAGTTTATGCTTATGTTTTTATTAAGTGCATTTTGTTTGATGCTGCACTTTAAAGCTGCCACAGTATGAAAAATATGATATATGTTGGCATAGCTGAATTATAAGAGTTCAGTCTATGAAAATGAGTCTTAAACACCATCGCTTACATGTTGTCTTGTAAATCTTGTGAGTGTAAAATCATGGTGAAAAAACAGGCCAATCCGAACAAAAGAATAAATGCACATCTAGAACATTTGATTGGCTACAGTGTTTCCTGTGAAATTACAACTATTATATTTCCCCCCTTATTTTCTTAGTTTAACCCAGCTTATTATATACCCTGTGTGTGGGggtcttattttgaaaatgggacagGGATTAGCTTAATCGTTTCTGTTACAGCTGGTCAAATACCCCCGAAGAGGCATACAGTCTGTTTAACCCAGTGATGCTCAAACTAGGTcccacaggccaaagttggcccatggtaacctttgatttggcccaccatgaTGCGAATGTTTCAACATTGTCAATTCAAATGTAATGCTaccctttatttgttttattgttaaaagctaactgaaatgaaatgtttcaattaaattaatcagattttgtttaaatgttagcCTACATATTGTCACCTGACAATCCAGATACTCAGGTGAGCTACTTAAGTCAAAGGCAGAtactgcttgactagtgtattcagcattgaactccactgtgttataaatgtgactgTTTGATTTTATAGttctcatttaaaaagttatccTGCATTACTTCATTCGATTTAAAGTAATGCtttctatttacttttaaatcttaTGAAATGAACGAGGAAATTACCCATGCCAACTTTACTGCAAtttatagtttggtatattttccTTCGGCCCACTGCTTTCAGTGATTTATGAGTGGGTTTTGGCGctttatacgaaaaagtttgCG
Above is a genomic segment from Danio aesculapii chromosome 20, fDanAes4.1, whole genome shotgun sequence containing:
- the opn8b gene encoding opsin 8, group member b, with amino-acid sequence MDIYSSKLSPAVDYGIGAFLLLIAILSILGNLMVLVMAYKRSNHMKPPELLSVNLAVTDLGAAVTMYPLAVASAWNHHWIGGDVSCVYYGLMGFLFGAASMMTLTIMAIVRFIVSLTLQSPKEKISKRNAKILVATTWLYALLWAIFPLIGWGKYGPEPFGLSCTLAWRDMKEHSQSFVITIFLMNLILPAIIIVSCYCGIALRLYITYKSMDDSNHVPNMIKMQRRLMVIAVLISIGFVGCWAPYGIVSLWSIYRPGDSIPAEVSMLPCLFAKTSTVYNPFIYYIFSKTFKREVNQLSRFCGKSNICRTTDAKNRPENTIYLVCDVNKSKPGAEDLSLARSKENETQILPNQDLPE